The nucleotide window CTCAGAACCAAATTTGGAGCCAAAGGAGGTGATTTTGCTGTAGCATACGTTATGGCTCACGAATTTGGCCATCACATTCAAACTTTATTGGGAACTTCTACCAAAGTAAGACAATTGCAGGCTAATCGAAACGAAGCTGAAGCTAATAAACTTTCTGTTGCATTAGAATTACAAGCCGATTTTTATGCAGGTCTTTGGACGCATTATAACGAAAATAAAAATGCCATGCTTGAAGATGGTGATATTGAAGAAGCTTTGAGTGCCGCAAATGCTGTAGGAGATGATGCCATTCAGAAAAAAATGCAAGGCCAAGTTGTTCCAGATTCCTTTACACACGGTACTTCCGAACAAAGAATGTATTGGTTTAACCGAGGTTTTAAATCGGGTGATATTAAAAAAGGAGATACTTTCTCGGAAGTACATTAAAATAGTTCCGTCAGTAATATCACTAACAAAAATAACAATGGGTCTTTTCAGACCCATTACTTTTTTATTTTAAATATTAGAAATAAACGGTGACTTCCCAACAAATGTTCGGTCAGACAATTGTGCTATAATGAAATGCGCCAAATCAGTTGCACTAATTTTATCTCCCAAACAATCTTCCAGACTTACATTTGTTTCAAAACTTTCATCAGTTTGCTCAATCAATGGCAGCCGAACCAATGTCCAATCAATCGTGCTTGCTTCCAACAACTCGTACTCAGATTGTTTATTTGCCGTGGAAAGAGGATAGTTTTCTTTCATCCAATTGGTCGCAAAAACAACTTTAGGACTTTTTTTATCCAAAGGTGCATCAACATTAAGACCTGTTGTTACGATATAGCGAGTAATATGCAACACATTCATCGCTTGCAAAACATTAGTGCTGGCTTGACTGAAAATTGTAGGTTCACTTGCAGTAATTCCTAAACCCAAAGTACTTACAACTGCCTGACAGTCTTTGAGCAACGTATAAACCGAATCATAATCGGTTACGTTCCCAACTACGGTTTCGACTAAATTGCTTTCTATTGAAAAATTATCGGGATTCCTCAGAAGAATTTTGATTTGAAAACCTTGTTCTATTAATTGTTTGACAAGATATTTCCCTGATTTTCCGGTACCGCCTATTACAGCGATTTTTATTTTTTGTTTCATTTTATTCTTTATAAAATATTTAGACATAAACATATTGTTCGATTTTTACTTTCGAAAAATCAAATCACAAAAGCTTTCTGACTTTTGTAAACTGGGGTGCTATTTTATAAAGAGATTTTAATGCTTCAAAATTAAATAATTTCACTGCAACAGCAAAATCTATTCTCTATATTCTATTTTCTGAAATCTGCAATCTTAAATCTGCAATCTTTAGCCCAGCCACCCATCACGATCCAAGCTTCTGTACTGAATTGCTTCGGCGATATGTCCAGAAGCCACTTGAGGTGAATTATCCAAATCGGCAATTGTTCGCGCCACTTTCAGGATTCTGTCGTAGGCACGAGCCGAAAGATTCAGTCGTTCCATAGCGGTTTTCAGTAAGTTTTTGGAAACATCGTCAAGAATACAATATTCCCGAATGTGTTTGGTGTTCATTTGTGCATTGTAATGAATATGTTCCATTTCTTCGAATCGTTTGGATTGTAATTCACGAGCTGTGGTAACTCTTTTCCGAATATCAACACTGCTTTCGGCTTTGCGGTCATCAGACAATTTTTCAAAAGGAACGGGAGTCACTTCAATATGAATATCGATTCTATCCAGTAAAGGTCCCGAAATCTTGCTCAAATACCGTTGCATTTCATGTGGCGAAGATGTTTGCGGAGCATCAGGATCATTAAAAAAACCTCCCGGACTCGGGTTCATACTCGCCACCAACATAAATGACGAAGGATATGTCACCGTAAATTTTGCCCTCGAAATGGTTACTTCCCTGTCTTCAAGCGGTTGACGCATAACTTCGAGAACATCTCGTTTGAATTCTGGCAATTCGTCCAAAAACAAAACACCATTGTGCGCCATAGAAATTTCTCCCGGTTGCGGATAACTTCCTCCGCCCACCAAAGCAACATTTGTTGCATATATAGATTGTGTGGAATATATTTGTATATTAAAATCAAATGGTTATGGGAAAAGTTGCGATATATGCGAGGGTTTCAACGGTTGACAAACAAGACTATAATAGACAAATAAATGATTGTAAAACCGCTATTGGTGATAAATATACAGAAAATAACATTGAGATATTTGCTGAACAAATATCAGGATACAAACCTAATGAGGTTAGACCTCAATTAACCAAAATGCTTGATATAATTGAAAAGGATAACAAATACTTTGATAAAATATATGTAACAGAGATTTCGAGACTTGGAAGAGACCCTAAAGCTACAAGAAAACTAATAGATGACTTAACAGATTATAAAATCCCAATCTTCATTACTTCAATCAATCGACAAACAATTGATGAAGATACTGGTGAACGTGACAGCATAATGAACATCATAATTCAAGTTTTAATTGAATTTTCGGATTCTGAATCCAAAACATTCAAAAAAAGGTCAAAGTCAGGTTTGCTTGATTCTGTTAGAAATGGTATTGCTGGTGGTTCACGTAATCTACCATATGGTTATACAAAAAATGAAACCAAAAAGCTAATCGTTGATGATGAAGAAGCTGTTATCATAAATGAAATATTCAACTTGTATAAACAAGGTAATGGATTCAAATCAATTGCAACATTATTGAATCATAGAGAAATACCAACAAGAACAAATAAAGCATTTGCTGGTCAAGTAATTAAGTATAAAACCCAAAAGCTTGGTGAAAGTGTTAAATGGACTGATGTTGCTATTGATTGTATTATTAAGAATCCAATTTATTATGGTAAAAGAAGATATAAAGGGGAAAAATTGAAAGATGATGAAGTATATGATGGTGAAATTACAAAATCTAAAGAAAAAGGGGTAAGATATAAAACAATATACCTAGATGCACCAGCTATTATTGATGAACAATTATTCAATGAATGTAATGAAATCAGAACCACCAAAACACATAGAAACTATCTAACAACTTATACTTACCTACTTAAAGACTTATTGTATTGTGGTTGTTGTGGTAGAAATTATTTTGCAAAATTCAAACCAGTTGAGGGTGGTGACAAGGTTTATATATGTTCATCAAGACTTATTAAAGGTGGTAATTGTGGTAACATTGGTATTAATATATCATTATTGGAATCAGCAATTTATAATGAGTTCTTATTAACGGATAGCCTCTTGAAATTCTTACAAGAAAACAATATCAAAGAAGACTTAGATGTTAAGCTAAAATCACTTAAAATTGACCTAGATATTAATCAAGCATCTTTTGATAAAAAAGAAAATGAAAAGAAGCGGCTGCTAAGAGTATATTTGGCTGAAACAATCAACGAGAATGAATATACTGTACAAAAAGCTGAAATTGATAAAAGTGAAAGTGAATTATTATCTAAGATTGAATTGATTAAATCAGAAATATTTCAGATTCAAAAAACAATTGAAAGACAAAACGATAATCAAGCTACACGTGAAATGATACTTCAAGCAAGGGATAATAGAACTGAATTAAAAACAATATTCAATCAATTCATCACAAGGGTTATCATTAATAAATTGGATGCTAAAACGGTGCTTGCAAGCGTATTTATTCAAATCAAAGGACAGGAACAAAAACGACCAATGAATCTATTCTTAAACATCAGGGGATTAATTGGAAGACCTATGAAATACCAATATGTTCCAGTATTTCAAAAATCGCATTTACCAGCCTATGAAAACAATATTCTAATGACTGATGCAAGTGAAGTGATATTTCATAATATGCATCAGATTGAATTTGATATGAAAACAATTGAGCAGGAAAATTTAATACTTATTGAAAATACCTATCCTATTCAACCAAAATAATTTTAATAACCATTTTGAAACAAGTAATATAAAAAAGGCTGTTCTATAAAGGACAGCCTCTTAAAGAATCAATAACAACATTAATGCATTGGATTCAATATTAAAGATTGGAAGTATTAGCTTCTATATATCCTAATTGCGTTACTACAATATCTAACTTATCAGTAACAGAGCTTACCTCATCTTTAGAAGCTAATTTATTTGAAATAAACTTTAATTGGCTGCTAATTTCCACTAACAAATCAATTATATCATTTGCTTGACCCTCATTCATTTTCTTTGAAATTTAAAGTAAAAACCAAAGGTAATAAAAGCAATTGCTTAGAAAAACATATTAGACAGTGTTAACTTTTATTTCACTTACCACAAAATGGTTTTTGGGTGCTTGGTGGGATTCTATACTCGAAAAATAACCGACATATAACCCTCTCAAAAGTTGTGTGCAGTTTTTATAACTCATCAATTAGTTCCGCAATTATTTCAGGTCTTAGAATTGTAGCTAATTTTGTTTGTTCATTTCTAAGATGAATTAGTCCTGCAAATTCTGATTTTATTACACCATTCTCGGAATAGTTGGTAAAAACTGGAGAACCAGAAGTACCTTTTGTCAATGTTCCGCTTTCATATGATACTACATAATTGTCAAAATCTAATTCATTTGTTTCAAAGTATCTAAGCGGTTTGTTATACTCGAATTTTAAGTTACCTTTAAATTCAGTAGGTTTTAAACTTTCTAAATACAAGTCAGGGTTATCTTCATTTCCGTCTACAACACCAAATCCATAACATATAATTTTGGTGGGTAAACAATTAGGTTTAATTTTTACAATTTTCAAATCATATTGTTTAGCTATATCTACTTTATAAAAGTTAATATCAAGATTTTTGGATTTTTCGGATTTAGAAATTGGGTTATTATTTATTTGCAAAAATTCTAATTTATTCGTTACATTATTATGTAGTCTAATATAAAAAAAATCTGCTGTTTTTTGAGTTGCAAACTTATCTTGAAAAAAATTGTGTGAAGCCGTAACCAGATATGTTTGGTTGTCTTTTTCAATAAAAAAACCTGTTCCTTGGTGAACTTGATTATCCTTCACAGAAAACAGGAAGTAACTAAACTCTTGAATTGGATTAATCCAGATATTGTTTAAAACCATAAGTAATATAAATGTTTTAATAATCATTGATTTTAATAAAGTTTACTTGTTTATTATGGCTTGTGAATTTACTTTTTTTTTCAAAATTGCGCACAGCGTCAGTCTTTGAAAAACTTCGATTTGTTTGCAGTATTATTTATTCGTACGTCAATTCAGTATTTGCAGGGTCAATCCATTTATCAATAAATTCTTTTCCTTTTGGTGTAAGGACTACAACAAATTCTTGTAATTCAACCGTTCCGTCATTGTATGTAAAATTGCATATTGTATGTTCATTTTTAACCAAGTCATTGTCAATTAGATTTTTGATTGATAAATGTCCATACACAATTACCTTATTTTCTTTTCTCAAATATTCTAGGACATCAAGCTCATATTTTGAATATCTGTCGGAAAGGAATACCAACTTGTTTTTATAAATTTCTATTGATTTCTTATCTATTTCGCCTTTATCAAAGCGTGTGTGACAGTTAGGACAAAGTGCAATAAGATTATGATAATCGTGACTTTTCACAGTTGAATAGGGCACAATATGAGCCAATTCAGTCGTAGGAAATCTACAAGTTGGAATTGCACATCGGTGTCCAGCTTCTACTAGTATTGTTCTTTTTAATTCTGCAGGTATATGTTCTCTACTCATCTTTTTATTATTGCATACAACGTTATACATACTCGCTATTGAGTAGCGGTTTTGTGTCAAATATAGAGATAATATTTTTATTACAAATCATCAATTAGGTTTTTGTTTTTATACTATTGGGGTACAAAATGTTTTTTGGGTGCTTGGTGGGATTCTAGTGTACCATTGTGCAAAAAACCCAAAAGCTAGTTATTTTAACAGGTTAAATAAATTACATAAAAACAGATATTACATCTTATTGTAGCAATTAAATTACTGATTATCACAAAAAATTAAGCTGTAAATTTATCAAATTATTTATTTAAAATAATTTAAACCAATTATGAACATTTAAAATAAATTATGATGAAAAATATACTTAAATTATTATCGATTTTAACATTGTTCATTACTGGAAATTCCTGTTCCAATAATGATGACCCGACTCCACCCCCATCACCCACAATTTCTTATTATCAGGCTGGTTTAGCAACCTTACAAGACCTCAGTTTTGATGTCCAAGGACAGGGAGGATTAGCAGTAGCCAAATTAAACAAAACTGACAAAACAATTCTATTTATTATAAACTACAGTAGTTCCCTGCCTTTTACACCTACAAGTATTACTTTAGCTGGACCTGGAAATGCAGGTCAAGAACGAGGCGGAGAATCATTGTTATATTTTCTTGACACACTTGGAGACAAGACAACAACAAAAACTTTTACCCTTACTGATGAACAAATAGTAGCAATTAAAACGGGGCGGTGTTTTTTTGGATTTACTTAAACTATAGCAATACAACTTCCATAATAGGAGGACAACTTCAAGCAACAAAAACAAGTTTCTAAAGTTCATTTAATTCAAACAAAAGATTTAATTCATAATGCAAATATTGTTTTTACCCCTTTGGCGGGATTCTAATATATCTCGATTCAAAAAAACCAAAAACACGGAAAATTGACCCAAACAAAATAAGCCCCATACAGGGCTTATTATATTTATACAACACCTTGATATTGCTTTTATATTATCGTTTAACCGATGGCTTTATTCGAGGCTGCAAACATATCCCTAACAGGTGAATATCTTGGTCTGCCACCAAGTTCTTTTATAGCATTGGCAACCCTTTGAACAGTACTTAGATTCTTACCAGTTATCTTTGCTATGTCTCGGTAGCTAATTGGATTGGTATTGCCCTTACGTTTGTTCTTATTGAACATCTTGCATATATCAATTGTTGGGTGCATATCTCTTCATTGGACATTGTAGTACCTTTCAAACGCCCCTTGTACTTTCCAACCAATTGACCAATCCTAATCCCCTCAGCTTGCCTTTCACGTAGGGTGCAAAGCTCCTGCTCTGCGATATTTGCAAGGATGGTCACCACCATCTTAAATGCTGGATTCTCTTTACCATCAATAAGGCTATACATACCGATGTTATGCACATAGATAGTTACACCGTTATCGTGGATAAATTGTAATGTTTCCAAAATATCTAATAAGTTCCTACCCAAGCGACTTACCTCTTACCTCTATGGATTTTTTTAATCAAAAAAGGTGACTGCTTTAACACAATCACCTTTCAGTTTCAAATTAAAAGGTATCTTCAATGTCAGATAAAATTTCCGAATATTCATCATCAGTTACAAATGAATCATAATCGTCATCTATAGCCCTCGAATATCTTAGATAAAATTGAACTTGATTTTGCAACATTTCAATTTCCCTTTTAATATATTCTTGAACATATCTAAAAAATGTTTCTTTAAGTTTTTGAATATAGATTTCTTTTGATTCTGCATTCAAATATAAGGTTTGTTCCTTGTCAGAAAATTTTGTAGTCCAAGCACGGTATATTGAATCATCTTTTGAAACATTTTCATCATCATAATCATCATCATAATTCCATTCAATACGCATATATTTATTCTTACCAAATAATGCATCATCCATTTTATTAACGATAGCTATTCTTGCATCACAAGCTTCTTTGTAAGCTTCTAAAGTGTTTTTTTTCATAATTGTTAAATATTTAATTTTTAATTCTTTTAAACGTTTCAATTATTTCCGATGCAAGTTTCAAAGTAGCTTCATCACACTTAAAACTTCCATTTCTAATAATTTCCCTGTATTTAATACACAATTCAATTTCAGGTTTTTGTTCAACTAATATCTCAGCTTGGGTGAGAATTTCAACTATTTCTTTCATAATACTTAGTTTTGGTTAACTACATTATTGTTTGGGATTATAAAAAATCTGCTTTTAAAATCGTTTACGTGGATTCCATTTTCAAAATTGATTATTATAATCCATTTGCCGTTTTGATATATTTCAATTCTCATCCATTCATCAATTGGAATCGGCACAAGTGAGCCAAACCATTCATTTGGATTGCCACCCATTTTTTTGCCAGCATTTTCAAATGGTTTAATATATTCTTTTTGCATATTTGCCAGTCTTGCTATAATTTTCCAATTATGCAATTTAAAAGTTGGCTTTATTTGGATTCTTGCGCATCCGCAACAATCAACCTGTTCAGCAAATGTTAATGATTCAAGTATTCCATCGGATAAACAAATGCTTTTGGTTGCTGTGTTTTCCCAATTGGGGTTTGATGATGCCCAAGCTATTGGTTTTTCTGATTCATCATATTGGTACTTTTCGAATTTAATAACTTGTGAATTTATGATTGTTGGAATTAAATCTTCACGTGTATAGTGAAAGAATCTATTTTTAACAATATCATCTTTTGGTTGATTAATTAATAGTGTTGTTGCGCTTCCATTCTTTTTATCAACATTTTGGATTCTTAATCCTTTGTTTGATTTTAAAATTTTTCCTACTTTCTCTTTTGAATTTTGTTTCATTTTTTTATTTATTTACTGTTATACTCTATTTTTAAATAATATTATTTGAAATCACATAACCATAAAAATCACGAAACCCTAGTAAATACTAGGGTTTCAATGCATATAAATATTTTACTATTTAATTTCATATATATATTTTAAAAAAAAACTTCATTTCTATAGTACTATTTCAAATTATATTATTTACTTTTGTCCCGTGCATACTTATACACTTGCATAAGTACAACATTCCCACGAATAAAAAAAAGATTCCGTGGTGAATTTTCAATATATTTTATCAAACGATTTTAAGGCATATTTAAGAACCTGTCTTCTTTTGAAAACAATCTGCACCATAATTACTTTATCGTGCCTAAAAATCAACACTAGATACCTTATTTTTAATTTTAACATTATTGTAAGTAATTACCTTTAATTAATTACTTATCAAACACCTTACTTCCCTATTTCATTTAGATTTGTTAAAATATTATTTAGATTTAATCCATATAACATTTTAACTTATGGTCACTTGACATTAAAAATGTAAGGTGTAAATATTAAAATTGC belongs to Flavobacterium gilvum and includes:
- a CDS encoding NAD(P)-dependent oxidoreductase translates to MKQKIKIAVIGGTGKSGKYLVKQLIEQGFQIKILLRNPDNFSIESNLVETVVGNVTDYDSVYTLLKDCQAVVSTLGLGITASEPTIFSQASTNVLQAMNVLHITRYIVTTGLNVDAPLDKKSPKVVFATNWMKENYPLSTANKQSEYELLEASTIDWTLVRLPLIEQTDESFETNVSLEDCLGDKISATDLAHFIIAQLSDRTFVGKSPFISNI
- a CDS encoding recombinase family protein, translated to MGKVAIYARVSTVDKQDYNRQINDCKTAIGDKYTENNIEIFAEQISGYKPNEVRPQLTKMLDIIEKDNKYFDKIYVTEISRLGRDPKATRKLIDDLTDYKIPIFITSINRQTIDEDTGERDSIMNIIIQVLIEFSDSESKTFKKRSKSGLLDSVRNGIAGGSRNLPYGYTKNETKKLIVDDEEAVIINEIFNLYKQGNGFKSIATLLNHREIPTRTNKAFAGQVIKYKTQKLGESVKWTDVAIDCIIKNPIYYGKRRYKGEKLKDDEVYDGEITKSKEKGVRYKTIYLDAPAIIDEQLFNECNEIRTTKTHRNYLTTYTYLLKDLLYCGCCGRNYFAKFKPVEGGDKVYICSSRLIKGGNCGNIGINISLLESAIYNEFLLTDSLLKFLQENNIKEDLDVKLKSLKIDLDINQASFDKKENEKKRLLRVYLAETINENEYTVQKAEIDKSESELLSKIELIKSEIFQIQKTIERQNDNQATREMILQARDNRTELKTIFNQFITRVIINKLDAKTVLASVFIQIKGQEQKRPMNLFLNIRGLIGRPMKYQYVPVFQKSHLPAYENNILMTDASEVIFHNMHQIEFDMKTIEQENLILIENTYPIQPK
- a CDS encoding trypsin-like peptidase domain-containing protein, producing the protein MIIKTFILLMVLNNIWINPIQEFSYFLFSVKDNQVHQGTGFFIEKDNQTYLVTASHNFFQDKFATQKTADFFYIRLHNNVTNKLEFLQINNNPISKSEKSKNLDINFYKVDIAKQYDLKIVKIKPNCLPTKIICYGFGVVDGNEDNPDLYLESLKPTEFKGNLKFEYNKPLRYFETNELDFDNYVVSYESGTLTKGTSGSPVFTNYSENGVIKSEFAGLIHLRNEQTKLATILRPEIIAELIDEL
- a CDS encoding HNH endonuclease signature motif containing protein → MSREHIPAELKRTILVEAGHRCAIPTCRFPTTELAHIVPYSTVKSHDYHNLIALCPNCHTRFDKGEIDKKSIEIYKNKLVFLSDRYSKYELDVLEYLRKENKVIVYGHLSIKNLIDNDLVKNEHTICNFTYNDGTVELQEFVVVLTPKGKEFIDKWIDPANTELTYE
- a CDS encoding recombinase family protein, which codes for MGRNLLDILETLQFIHDNGVTIYVHNIGMYSLIDGKENPAFKMVVTILANIAEQELCTLRERQAEGIRIGQLVGKYKGRLKGTTMSNEEICTQQLIYARCSIRTNVRAIPIQLATET